Proteins encoded in a region of the Streptomyces sp. NBC_01471 genome:
- a CDS encoding aldo/keto reductase, with protein sequence MSKVPFITLNNGTRMPQLGFGVWQVADDEATKAVGTALEAGYRSIDTAAIYGNEEGTGKALAASGIARDELFVTTKLWNSEQGYDSTLRAFDTSLSKLGLDYVDLYLIHWPVPSKDAYVDTYKAFEKIHADGRAKTIGVSNFLPEHLKRLLGETSVVPALNQIELHPHLQQAESRAFHTEHGIHTEAWSPLGQGKGLLEVPTVVAIAQKHGRSAAQVVLRWHLQTGNVVIPKSVTPSRIKENIDVFGFELDADDLAAIAALDEGKRLGADPATMAIGA encoded by the coding sequence GTGAGCAAGGTCCCCTTCATCACCCTCAACAACGGCACCCGGATGCCGCAGCTCGGCTTCGGGGTCTGGCAGGTCGCCGACGACGAGGCCACGAAGGCCGTCGGCACCGCGCTGGAAGCCGGATACCGCAGCATCGACACCGCTGCGATATACGGCAACGAGGAGGGCACAGGGAAGGCGCTCGCCGCGTCGGGCATCGCCCGTGACGAACTCTTCGTCACCACGAAGCTGTGGAATTCCGAACAGGGTTACGACTCGACCCTGCGCGCCTTCGACACCTCGCTCTCCAAGCTGGGCCTGGACTACGTCGACCTGTATCTGATCCACTGGCCGGTCCCCTCCAAGGACGCCTACGTGGACACGTACAAGGCCTTCGAGAAGATCCACGCCGACGGCCGCGCGAAGACCATCGGGGTCTCCAACTTCCTTCCGGAGCACCTGAAGCGCCTGCTGGGCGAGACCTCTGTGGTCCCGGCCCTCAACCAGATCGAGCTCCACCCGCACCTGCAGCAGGCCGAGTCGCGCGCCTTCCACACGGAGCACGGCATCCACACGGAAGCCTGGTCCCCCCTCGGCCAGGGCAAGGGGCTGCTGGAGGTCCCGACCGTGGTCGCCATCGCGCAGAAGCACGGCCGCAGCGCCGCCCAGGTGGTGCTGCGCTGGCATCTGCAGACCGGCAACGTGGTCATCCCGAAGTCCGTGACACCGTCGCGGATCAAGGAGAACATCGACGTCTTCGGCTTCGAGCTGGACGCCGACGACCTGGCGGCCATCGCCGCACTCGACGAGGGCAAGCGGCTGGGGGCCGACCCGGCCACCATGGCCATCGGCGCCTGA
- a CDS encoding 4a-hydroxytetrahydrobiopterin dehydratase: MPAEPLTRKETEDRLRELPGWSLDGDRIVRSYRLPGHFAATAMVVHIAQIQEELGHHSDLTLGYNSVALRVHTHDAGGAVTAKDFELARRVEEAAPGHGAR, from the coding sequence ATGCCCGCAGAACCGCTGACGCGGAAAGAGACCGAGGACCGGCTGCGCGAGCTGCCCGGCTGGTCCCTGGACGGCGACCGCATCGTCCGTTCCTACCGGCTGCCCGGACACTTCGCCGCCACCGCGATGGTGGTCCACATCGCGCAGATCCAGGAGGAGCTGGGTCACCACTCCGATCTGACCCTCGGATACAACTCGGTGGCGCTGAGGGTGCACACACATGACGCGGGCGGCGCGGTCACCGCCAAGGACTTCGAACTGGCCCGGCGGGTCGAGGAGGCCGCTCCCGGTCACGGCGCCCGCTGA
- a CDS encoding helix-turn-helix domain-containing protein, which produces MTTVAPDTGVGPLLRDWRRQRRVSQLELALRADSSARHISFIETGRARPSEEMVLRLAEHLDVPVRERNALLLSAGYAPRYAETMLDDPSMGALHEGINQLLLGYEPYPALVVDGRYDVVAANRGIAMLLEGVPDRLLTPPLNAMRLTLHPSGLAPRIRNLREWRGHLLHQMERQLALARSDSLRELYEEVAAYPVPASADGRTGRVPGSVPHFALPLEIEHEGRVLSFLSSISTFNTPMDVTVAELAIETFLPADPATVAYLRSLAA; this is translated from the coding sequence ATGACAACTGTCGCTCCCGACACCGGAGTAGGGCCACTGCTGCGCGACTGGCGCAGACAGCGCCGGGTCAGTCAGCTGGAGCTGGCCCTGCGGGCCGACTCGTCGGCCCGCCACATCAGCTTCATCGAGACGGGCCGCGCCCGCCCCAGTGAGGAGATGGTGCTGCGCCTCGCCGAACACCTGGACGTGCCCGTCCGTGAGCGCAACGCCCTGCTTCTCTCGGCCGGCTACGCGCCGCGGTACGCGGAGACCATGCTCGACGACCCTTCGATGGGCGCGCTGCACGAGGGGATCAACCAGCTCCTGCTCGGATACGAGCCGTATCCGGCGCTGGTGGTCGACGGGCGGTACGACGTCGTCGCCGCCAACCGCGGCATCGCGATGCTGCTGGAAGGGGTCCCCGACCGGCTGCTCACGCCCCCGCTGAACGCGATGCGGCTGACGCTGCACCCCTCCGGGCTCGCACCCCGTATCCGCAATCTCCGGGAGTGGCGGGGGCATCTGCTGCACCAGATGGAGCGCCAGCTGGCACTGGCCCGCTCCGATTCGCTGCGTGAACTGTACGAGGAGGTCGCCGCCTATCCCGTTCCCGCTTCGGCGGACGGGCGGACGGGGCGGGTGCCCGGGTCCGTTCCGCACTTCGCACTGCCGCTGGAGATCGAACACGAAGGGCGGGTGCTGTCCTTCCTCTCGTCCATCTCCACCTTCAACACACCGATGGACGTGACGGTGGCCGAGCTGGCGATCGAGACGTTCCTCCCGGCCGATCCCGCGACGGTCGCGTATCTGCGGTCACTGGCGGCCTGA
- a CDS encoding PP2C family protein-serine/threonine phosphatase yields MQVPASARLAVPAARNRQQLLTVTGESFRDIEAILLLVEDDAGDALLVEEMLADSDLDSPVSWCKTLAAAQQFLRTCRTPVCVLLDLHLPDVQGLDAVTRIVGAAPDVAIVVLTGLAEGDAGLAAVATGAQDYLVKDRLEPESRSRAVRYALQRKQVEQSAAALQANRLMAEENARLERGLLPVPLLRGRDFEAVARYTPGRAHGLLSGDFYDVVQTADQTVHAVIGDVSGHGAAEAALGVCLRVAWRSAVLCAMEHLEQIRLLEEILVAERSDPSIFATVTSLVFPPGGRTVRVTRAGHPGFLVRHGAEVGWTEPGGGMALGLVPGAARWTETELPLPSGGQIVLFTDGLFEGRTGPESRLGEAGLLDLARRHGALPATGFVDALVRGATEGAAPYGGLADDVAVLHLGWGPAHREQSDR; encoded by the coding sequence ATACAGGTGCCCGCTTCGGCACGTCTTGCGGTACCTGCCGCGAGGAACCGGCAGCAGCTCCTGACGGTGACCGGTGAGTCCTTCCGCGACATCGAGGCGATCCTGCTGCTGGTCGAGGACGACGCGGGCGACGCTCTCCTCGTCGAGGAGATGCTGGCCGACAGCGATCTGGACTCTCCCGTCAGCTGGTGCAAGACGCTGGCCGCGGCCCAGCAGTTCCTGCGGACCTGCCGCACACCGGTGTGCGTACTGCTCGATCTGCATCTGCCGGACGTCCAGGGGCTCGACGCGGTCACCCGCATCGTCGGCGCGGCCCCCGATGTGGCGATCGTGGTGCTCACCGGACTCGCCGAGGGCGACGCCGGGCTGGCCGCCGTCGCCACCGGCGCACAGGACTACCTGGTCAAGGACCGGCTCGAACCGGAGTCTCGGAGCCGCGCCGTCCGTTACGCCCTCCAGCGCAAGCAGGTCGAGCAGTCGGCCGCCGCGCTCCAGGCCAACCGGCTGATGGCCGAGGAGAACGCCAGGCTGGAGCGGGGGCTGCTGCCCGTGCCGCTGCTGCGCGGGCGCGACTTCGAGGCCGTCGCGCGGTACACCCCGGGGCGGGCCCACGGACTGCTCAGCGGCGATTTCTACGACGTGGTGCAGACCGCCGACCAGACGGTGCACGCGGTGATAGGCGATGTCTCGGGCCACGGGGCGGCCGAGGCGGCTCTCGGCGTGTGTCTGCGGGTCGCCTGGCGGAGCGCCGTGCTGTGCGCGATGGAGCACCTGGAGCAGATCAGGCTGCTGGAGGAGATCCTCGTCGCCGAGCGCTCCGATCCGAGCATCTTCGCCACCGTGACCTCGCTGGTCTTCCCGCCCGGCGGCCGCACCGTACGCGTCACCCGGGCCGGGCACCCCGGATTCCTCGTCCGGCACGGCGCGGAGGTCGGCTGGACCGAACCGGGCGGCGGCATGGCCCTGGGGCTGGTGCCGGGCGCCGCCCGGTGGACCGAGACCGAGCTGCCGCTGCCCAGCGGCGGGCAGATCGTGCTGTTCACCGACGGATTGTTCGAGGGCCGCACCGGTCCGGAGTCCCGGCTCGGGGAAGCGGGGCTGCTGGATCTCGCCCGAAGACACGGGGCGTTGCCCGCCACCGGGTTCGTCGACGCGCTGGTGCGCGGCGCGACCGAAGGGGCAGCGCCGTACGGAGGGCTCGCGGACGACGTGGCCGTCCTGCACCTGGGATGGGGGCCGGCTCATCGTGAGCAGTCAGACCGTTAG